In Sphingobacterium sp. PCS056, the following proteins share a genomic window:
- a CDS encoding sensor histidine kinase — MRRKLRSVLYNILSNAIKYTPADREPDIKIHAYQEDAFMVIRIKDNGIGMAEKDIATIFDKFKRATSLADGSGVGLYLVNSIVKNAKGKILVKSKLGHGSEFIVYLVSN; from the coding sequence GTGCGACGGAAGCTTCGTAGTGTGTTGTACAATATTCTCAGCAACGCGATCAAATATACACCGGCAGACCGCGAACCTGACATAAAAATTCACGCTTACCAAGAAGATGCCTTCATGGTTATCCGTATTAAGGACAATGGTATCGGTATGGCTGAAAAAGATATAGCCACTATTTTTGACAAATTCAAAAGAGCGACCTCATTGGCAGATGGCTCCGGAGTGGGATTATATTTAGTTAACAGTATTGTGAAAAATGCGAAAGGTAAAATTCTGGTAAAAAGTAAGCTTGGTCACGGATCCGAATTTATAGTATATTTAGTCTCCAATTAA